From Micromonospora sp. NBC_01699, a single genomic window includes:
- a CDS encoding Fur family transcriptional regulator, giving the protein MLREAALRVTRPRVAVLNAVYAHPHADTDSLIGAVRGELPDVSHQAVYDVLRVLTAAGLVRRIQPSGSVARYESRVGDNHHHVVCRSCGLIADVDCAVGEAPCLTASDDSGFSIDEAEVVFRGLCPDCSTTGNSRSL; this is encoded by the coding sequence ATGCTGCGGGAGGCCGCGTTGCGCGTGACCCGTCCCCGGGTGGCAGTGCTGAACGCGGTGTACGCGCACCCGCACGCCGACACCGACTCACTCATCGGTGCCGTACGCGGGGAATTGCCCGACGTGTCCCACCAGGCCGTGTACGACGTGCTGCGGGTGCTGACGGCCGCCGGTCTGGTACGGCGCATCCAGCCATCCGGTTCCGTGGCCCGCTACGAGTCGCGGGTGGGGGACAACCACCATCACGTCGTGTGCCGGTCGTGTGGTCTGATCGCCGACGTCGACTGCGCCGTCGGTGAGGCGCCCTGCCTGACCGCTTCCGACGACAGCGGCTTCTCGATCGACGAGGCCGAGGTCGTGTTCCGGGGCCTGTGCCCCGACTGCTCCACCACAGGCAATTCCCGATCCCTCTGA
- a CDS encoding peptidoglycan-binding protein, whose product MQRRGDRPQRGRLGKRRAAHHVRPTEHRDHGTRLTIPGQDRASIRRAAGPRSTVTSPFPGTEWFKGRSNSRIIMAMGVRLVQEGCNPYRFGPGSQWSDVDQDAYAMWQRKLGFTGADADGWPGATTWDRLMVPSEGGVSAGPTSYEPYPGAALSQSNPYSSIVTAMGARLVAEGCGAYLSGLGPRWSDADRQSYTNWQRKLSYTGANADGWPGKSSWDQLRVPRYTNPPDGEGDRRRLACGPPGHGRLSYSRPFHHSRRHRRMT is encoded by the coding sequence GTGCAGCGCCGCGGCGATCGCCCGCAGCGAGGGCGGCTCGGGAAACGGCGTGCCGCCCATCACGTACGGCCGACAGAGCACCGCGACCACGGCACCCGCCTGACGATCCCCGGCCAGGATCGAGCCTCGATCCGTAGGGCGGCAGGACCCCGCTCGACGGTTACGTCCCCGTTCCCCGGGACCGAGTGGTTCAAGGGCAGGTCGAACAGCCGCATCATCATGGCGATGGGCGTCCGGCTGGTGCAGGAGGGCTGCAACCCGTACCGGTTCGGTCCCGGCAGCCAGTGGTCCGACGTCGACCAGGACGCGTACGCGATGTGGCAGCGCAAGCTCGGCTTCACCGGCGCCGACGCCGACGGCTGGCCCGGCGCCACCACCTGGGACCGGCTGATGGTGCCCAGTGAGGGCGGTGTCTCGGCCGGTCCGACCAGCTACGAGCCCTACCCGGGAGCGGCCCTCTCCCAGTCCAACCCGTACAGCTCGATCGTGACGGCGATGGGTGCCCGACTCGTCGCCGAGGGCTGCGGTGCGTACCTGTCGGGCCTCGGACCGAGGTGGAGCGACGCCGACCGCCAGTCCTACACCAACTGGCAGCGGAAGCTGAGCTACACCGGCGCCAACGCCGACGGCTGGCCCGGCAAGTCCTCCTGGGACCAGCTCCGGGTGCCCCGCTACACCAACCCGCCGGACGGGGAGGGGGACCGCAGGCGACTTGCCTGCGGTCCCCCTGGACATGGTCGGCTCAGTTACAGTCGACCGTTCCACCATTCTCGCCGCCACCGAAGAATGACATAG
- a CDS encoding AfsR/SARP family transcriptional regulator has protein sequence MDNGRGNELDIRLLGTVEVLRNGESLRPRSLKALALLTVLALSPHLRAGQQTIQDHLWIRTPATAATLRTYAYALRGLIGRNAISVTRSGGYQLHVPRERIDYWRLRDLFEQAKQQGPDQRALSLQSALRGYDGEPLRGLGEVNFKTEIDRIKGLYDDVRLLLLGTQLEQGRHSAALTELERLREDRPSHPKLLLLHMQTLVEVGMVDKAKAAYQKYEDYNQESPDPSAWRLYREIGGGKAAQLVARPQTAQSYSTPHFLPMSRDRIFGRDRELRDLDGALLDVATQARIAVVHGPPAVGKTQLALHWANRARARFSGGTLHADLHGYSDGVEEDPRRILNLFINAFREPSAGSPTEVAENGGSLDGLTATYRAILAKRSVLVVLDNARDAAQVERLLATGPGCATLITSRDRMKSLTADTGAKALSLEPLDPRDSLNLLNSVIGSWPVLNEWDAAQNLVELCGGFPLALHMLAAHILAQRTPRLEQLVEELRRAPSRLVALRQSALGWDLSAVFSLSYRPLTLETAELFRRLGLHPGPTISAASALHLADHGAAELRRRAGKLIDAHLLEERTTGTFAFHDLLGDFARECAIEMPAGERAAAERRLLDYLLYGAYTCDRALGSSRTMPIGTPPAGIEMPHVTDNDQALKWFDAEYLTALAAIETARQRHMHPHTWMLPVTLVTYQWRIGHLADAERILTDALATATETGRPTDRATVALALAGTQRHLGKLQPAIQTAQEAIRLGERDSRSEAAVQQLLGILHEARDDTALAVQAFNRALELHRRYENPRGAGHALNGLANARLEQGDNDAALRFVSEAYELLSGTEDRNGTAAALRKRAEIYSTLGQHQRAFDDYQAAIDRYRAMRYLQNEARTHYFLGKAQQAAGLLDEACRSFLRAEQVFEDAPDRPRDRSLRIKLKAEIERFGLLF, from the coding sequence GTGGACAACGGACGCGGAAACGAATTGGATATTCGCCTGCTCGGCACGGTGGAAGTGCTACGGAACGGTGAGTCACTGCGGCCGCGTTCACTCAAGGCGCTCGCCCTGCTCACCGTGCTCGCGCTCTCCCCCCACCTGCGCGCCGGACAGCAGACCATCCAAGACCACCTCTGGATCCGGACACCGGCTACGGCCGCAACGCTCCGCACGTACGCCTACGCGCTGCGAGGACTGATCGGTCGGAACGCGATCTCGGTGACCAGAAGCGGCGGTTACCAACTCCACGTGCCGCGGGAACGGATCGACTACTGGCGTCTCCGTGACCTGTTCGAGCAGGCGAAGCAGCAAGGTCCCGATCAACGTGCACTCTCGCTACAGTCGGCACTGCGGGGCTACGACGGGGAGCCGCTGCGCGGCCTGGGCGAGGTGAACTTCAAGACGGAGATCGACAGGATCAAGGGCCTCTACGACGATGTCCGACTACTTCTCCTCGGTACGCAACTGGAACAGGGCCGCCACTCCGCAGCGCTGACTGAACTCGAACGCCTGCGTGAAGATCGACCGTCGCACCCGAAGCTCCTGCTGCTGCACATGCAGACCCTGGTGGAGGTCGGTATGGTCGACAAAGCCAAGGCGGCCTACCAGAAGTACGAGGACTACAATCAGGAGTCACCTGACCCGTCCGCGTGGCGGTTGTACAGGGAGATTGGAGGCGGGAAAGCAGCTCAGCTCGTCGCGCGCCCGCAAACTGCCCAGTCGTACTCCACTCCGCATTTCCTTCCGATGAGCAGGGACCGCATTTTCGGCAGGGATCGAGAGTTGCGTGACCTCGACGGCGCGCTGCTCGATGTCGCCACGCAGGCACGTATCGCTGTCGTTCACGGGCCTCCGGCCGTGGGCAAGACCCAACTGGCGCTGCACTGGGCGAACCGAGCACGGGCGCGGTTCAGCGGCGGCACTCTCCACGCGGATCTGCACGGGTACTCGGACGGCGTGGAGGAGGACCCCCGTCGGATACTGAACCTCTTCATCAACGCGTTTCGGGAACCGAGCGCCGGATCCCCGACCGAGGTGGCCGAAAACGGTGGCTCACTTGATGGCCTGACAGCCACGTACCGCGCGATACTGGCGAAGCGATCGGTGTTGGTCGTGTTGGACAACGCTCGCGACGCGGCACAGGTTGAACGGTTGCTGGCGACGGGCCCGGGCTGCGCCACCCTCATCACCAGCCGCGACCGGATGAAGAGCCTGACCGCCGACACCGGGGCGAAGGCGCTATCGCTCGAACCGCTCGATCCGCGCGACAGCCTCAACCTGCTCAACAGCGTGATCGGCTCCTGGCCAGTCCTCAACGAGTGGGATGCGGCCCAGAATCTGGTGGAGTTGTGCGGCGGGTTCCCACTGGCGTTGCACATGCTGGCCGCCCACATCCTCGCACAGCGGACGCCACGCCTGGAGCAACTCGTCGAGGAACTCCGGCGTGCGCCGTCCCGGCTCGTCGCGTTGCGACAAAGCGCCCTGGGTTGGGATCTGTCCGCCGTGTTCTCCCTGTCCTACCGTCCACTCACACTGGAAACCGCCGAACTGTTCCGCAGGCTCGGTCTCCACCCCGGGCCGACGATCAGTGCGGCATCCGCACTGCACCTCGCCGACCACGGAGCGGCCGAGTTGCGTAGGCGCGCCGGCAAGCTGATCGACGCGCACCTGCTCGAAGAACGGACGACCGGCACCTTCGCCTTCCACGACCTGTTGGGCGACTTCGCGCGGGAATGCGCGATCGAGATGCCTGCGGGCGAGCGCGCGGCCGCCGAGCGACGCCTGCTGGACTACCTGCTCTACGGCGCCTATACCTGCGACCGGGCGCTCGGCTCCAGCCGCACGATGCCGATCGGCACCCCGCCCGCCGGCATCGAGATGCCCCACGTGACGGACAACGACCAGGCGTTGAAGTGGTTCGATGCCGAGTACTTGACGGCTCTCGCCGCGATAGAAACGGCCCGCCAGAGACACATGCATCCACACACGTGGATGCTGCCGGTGACACTGGTGACCTACCAGTGGCGGATCGGCCATCTAGCGGATGCGGAGCGCATCCTGACTGACGCCCTGGCGACCGCCACCGAGACGGGACGTCCCACCGATCGCGCCACCGTGGCGCTCGCTCTCGCCGGAACCCAGCGCCACCTCGGCAAGCTCCAGCCGGCCATCCAGACCGCCCAGGAGGCCATTCGGCTGGGCGAGCGCGACAGCCGCAGCGAGGCGGCGGTTCAGCAGCTACTCGGCATCCTGCACGAGGCTCGGGACGACACCGCCCTGGCGGTGCAAGCCTTCAACCGCGCACTCGAACTGCACCGGCGGTACGAGAACCCGCGTGGTGCCGGGCACGCGTTGAACGGACTGGCCAACGCGCGGCTCGAACAGGGTGACAACGACGCGGCACTGCGGTTCGTCAGCGAGGCGTACGAACTTCTCAGCGGCACGGAAGACCGCAACGGTACGGCCGCCGCACTACGCAAACGGGCGGAGATCTACTCCACTCTCGGCCAGCACCAACGCGCCTTCGACGACTACCAGGCGGCGATCGACCGGTACCGGGCCATGCGCTACCTACAGAACGAGGCCCGCACGCACTATTTCCTCGGCAAGGCGCAGCAGGCGGCCGGCCTGCTCGACGAGGCATGCCGGTCGTTTCTGCGAGCAGAGCAGGTCTTCGAGGACGCGCCCGACCGCCCGAGGGACCGGTCACTGCGCATCAAGCTCAAGGCGGAGATCGAGCGATTTGGCCTTCTTTTCTGA
- a CDS encoding protein kinase domain-containing protein — protein MENKWVAGRFRLLDEIGHGGMGVVYRATDDRETEDSKHRLVAVKLILPDLLRTSVDASERARRVKRFTREVRIMKRLRHPNLTQIIAGDADIEQPYLAMELLDGTTLTELQKNGKQIPISWIAAIGAQIAEGLSEAHATDIIHRDLKPDNVMLLRGGLVKVLDFGIGQIIGDDATRVTRPGIPPGSDPYMAPEQLRSESLTPAADLFSLGCTLYMLLVGAVPFAGDRTELKESHDQQTAPPIGPQRADSPSDLNRLIERMLERKPVDRPPDAVTIRDELLRFAVGGNRLAGWEEFDPVRQVAAMRVTGLGRGGATDTESDVSARPAGAGMDVFGVHRRLIDEYRSFAWNGTIIRDERIATFVEDDLDTKSQWPDPWLSLNPYFASGGSVSELAASGVLHPECARIFQAGKTEGGTKCDGRPLTLHRHQRQAIDIAKTGASYVLTTGTGSGKSMAYVVPIVDRVLRDREREGASSRKRVRAIIVYPMNALANSQVKELEKYLRDGYGEGHEPVTFARYTGQETQPQRRQIHENPPDILLTNYVMLELMLTRPDDRRSLIRMARGLDFLVFDELHTYRGRQGADVALLIRRVREACRADRVQCVGTSATIAGTDGPDGPDQREVVAQIASTLFGTEVGTENVIGETLIRATGEPPATISAQRLRTPKAPSGFDDLVDDPLARWIEARFGLFEGPSGHPIRQRPAKIEDAAAELARTSGLPVVECADAIRRTLEAGSQARHPVTGRPLFAFRLHQFLSKGDTVYSTVESRADRYLTRDYQLVRPGPDRKILLPLAFCRECGQDFLTVWRTEKEDGRIVYEPRRDTVATGGRTWDGYLYVDPDRPWPHSLDEAVAERRLPDSWLDSDGHGTVREAYRRRLPRAITVDATGVEGRGDLRAAFIPSPFLFCPHCNVSYEQTRRRDFAKLATLGQEGRSSATSLISASIVRSLLAAPADALPERARKLLTFVDNRQDASLQAGHFNDFVQIIQLRGALYQAVAKAGDDGIKHEQLANRITEALNLELADYASGADLPPSMTRNAAQTLRDVIAFRLYLDLERGWRVTMPNLEQTGLVTIDYADLRWLAEQRTRWSGKLTPLLDVGPGERVEIMRTLLDEMRRALAIDVKHFHDDFDSLQRASEERLISPWVLTRDDRPQVGTAYAQSSKPGLDRSGLFLSGRGKFGKYLRRVHLAHLNLSIADTQEIIEQLLELLVAIGLVNKVGMTAPQRAGRARRVARPTMTGYRVLAGALIWRVGTGRTGSHDPLTRTYASGDGPRVNAFFRDLYRKRAGTFGGLTALEHTAQVAPHERELREQAFRDAELRLLYCSPTMELGVDISELNAVLMRNVPPTPANYAQRSGRAGRSGQPALVVTYCATGSSHDQYYFRRSERMVAGAVVPPRLDLANEDLVRSHVQAIWLAEAGLKLNRAIPSIIDISYAEDARYPNPGLDLLDHIEAALRDTTARDRAVSAARRVFGGLIAAYSRTPWWDDRWIEETVATAPERFDLAFERWRLLFRAALVDQAEQNRRVLDHTLTEKDRESAAKRRREAETQLTLLKNESVESSSVLSDFNPYRYLASEGFLPGYSFPRLPLAAYVPTSGRRAGDGDYLQRPRFLAIREFGPGALIYHEGARYQVTRIQLPPDPSGHIVTSEARRCTSCGYHHDVRDRWEKCEMCGGQLPEATHGLLKLHTVYTVRRAQISSDEEERRRAGFNLATSYRFHDRGIRPGRQDAVVADTTGQIATLSYGDSATVRITNLSRVGAKPGEQDGFWLDPVDGRWLNERDASEASGDSSEMPLVDADGNEKRSKKRVLPYVEDRRNILVLRLDEPLPESGAVSLMYALERGIEAAFELEDSELSSELLRKEGPHDWMLFTEAAEGGAGVLRLTQAEPGALARAAVVALAICHFSPEGDDLGGQHPDRPCALGCYECLLTYGNQPHHALIDRHLARDLLLRLAAGQARTIGERESRAEQSERLTARSGSILEATLLAWLREGGRRLPDEGRVFVHEASARPDFVYRLPGANVAVFVDGEDGDRDSDTERDDEATERLYNKGWDVVRFGPEAGWSALAQQYERYFGSEPDG, from the coding sequence GTGGAGAATAAGTGGGTGGCGGGCCGGTTCCGCCTCCTGGACGAGATCGGCCACGGCGGTATGGGCGTTGTGTACCGCGCCACCGACGACCGGGAAACCGAGGACAGCAAACATCGCCTGGTCGCCGTGAAGCTGATCCTGCCCGACCTCCTGCGAACAAGCGTCGACGCCAGCGAGCGGGCGAGGCGGGTGAAGCGATTCACGCGCGAAGTACGGATCATGAAAAGGCTCCGGCACCCGAACCTGACCCAGATCATCGCCGGTGACGCCGACATCGAGCAGCCGTACCTCGCCATGGAGTTGCTCGACGGAACCACCCTCACGGAGCTACAGAAAAACGGCAAGCAGATCCCGATCAGTTGGATCGCCGCCATCGGCGCGCAGATTGCCGAGGGCCTGTCCGAGGCGCACGCGACGGACATCATCCATCGCGACCTCAAACCCGACAACGTCATGTTGTTACGCGGCGGCTTGGTCAAGGTTCTCGACTTCGGCATCGGCCAGATCATCGGCGACGACGCCACCCGGGTGACCAGGCCGGGCATACCGCCCGGCAGCGACCCGTACATGGCGCCCGAACAGCTACGCTCCGAAAGCCTGACCCCGGCGGCCGACCTCTTCTCCCTCGGCTGCACGCTGTACATGCTGCTCGTCGGCGCGGTTCCATTCGCCGGAGATCGTACCGAGCTCAAGGAGAGCCACGACCAGCAAACCGCGCCGCCCATCGGACCGCAACGGGCTGACTCGCCGAGCGATCTGAACCGACTCATCGAGCGGATGCTCGAACGCAAGCCGGTCGACCGCCCTCCGGATGCGGTCACCATTCGCGACGAGTTGCTGAGGTTCGCCGTCGGCGGGAACCGGCTCGCCGGCTGGGAGGAGTTCGACCCCGTACGGCAGGTCGCGGCCATGCGGGTCACGGGCCTCGGCCGGGGCGGGGCGACCGACACGGAGTCCGACGTGTCGGCCCGGCCCGCCGGGGCGGGGATGGACGTTTTCGGCGTACACCGCAGGCTCATCGACGAGTACCGCTCGTTTGCCTGGAACGGCACGATCATCCGGGACGAACGCATCGCCACCTTCGTGGAGGACGATCTCGACACCAAGTCACAGTGGCCCGACCCGTGGCTGTCGTTGAATCCGTACTTCGCCTCCGGCGGCAGTGTGAGTGAACTTGCCGCCTCCGGAGTGCTCCACCCGGAGTGCGCACGGATCTTCCAGGCCGGCAAGACCGAGGGCGGCACGAAATGCGACGGTCGCCCGCTCACCCTGCACCGGCACCAGCGGCAGGCGATCGACATCGCCAAGACCGGCGCCTCGTACGTGCTCACCACCGGCACCGGCTCAGGCAAGTCGATGGCGTACGTGGTGCCGATCGTGGATCGGGTGCTGCGCGACCGTGAACGGGAGGGCGCCAGCAGCCGCAAACGGGTCCGAGCAATCATCGTTTACCCCATGAATGCCCTGGCCAACAGCCAGGTGAAAGAACTCGAAAAGTACCTGCGCGACGGCTACGGCGAGGGGCATGAGCCGGTCACCTTCGCCCGGTACACGGGTCAGGAAACTCAGCCGCAGCGTAGACAGATCCACGAGAACCCGCCGGACATCCTGCTGACCAACTACGTGATGCTGGAGCTGATGCTCACCCGTCCGGACGACCGGCGTTCCCTCATCCGGATGGCAAGAGGGCTGGACTTCCTCGTCTTCGACGAACTGCACACATACCGTGGTCGGCAGGGCGCCGACGTGGCCCTGCTCATCCGCCGGGTACGCGAGGCGTGTCGGGCGGACCGCGTCCAGTGTGTCGGCACCTCGGCCACCATCGCCGGCACGGACGGCCCCGATGGCCCCGACCAGCGCGAGGTTGTCGCGCAGATCGCGAGCACGCTCTTCGGTACCGAGGTCGGCACGGAGAACGTGATCGGTGAGACGCTGATTCGCGCCACCGGGGAGCCGCCGGCGACAATCTCGGCACAGCGGCTGCGGACGCCGAAGGCGCCATCCGGGTTCGACGATCTGGTGGACGATCCGCTCGCCCGCTGGATCGAGGCGCGTTTTGGTCTGTTCGAGGGCCCGTCGGGACACCCAATCCGACAGCGGCCCGCGAAGATCGAGGACGCAGCAGCCGAACTCGCCCGGACGAGCGGTCTCCCCGTGGTCGAGTGCGCCGACGCGATCCGCCGTACGCTGGAAGCCGGTTCACAGGCGCGGCACCCGGTCACCGGACGGCCCCTGTTCGCCTTCCGCCTGCACCAGTTTCTCTCCAAGGGCGACACCGTCTACAGCACGGTGGAGAGCAGAGCGGATCGCTACCTGACCCGCGACTACCAGCTCGTCCGGCCCGGACCCGACCGGAAGATCCTGCTGCCGCTGGCGTTCTGCCGGGAGTGCGGACAGGACTTTCTCACCGTCTGGCGCACCGAGAAGGAGGACGGTCGGATCGTCTACGAGCCGCGTCGGGACACCGTGGCCACCGGTGGACGGACCTGGGACGGCTACCTCTACGTCGACCCCGACCGGCCCTGGCCGCACAGCCTCGACGAGGCTGTCGCCGAGCGCCGCCTGCCGGACTCGTGGCTGGACAGCGATGGCCACGGCACGGTACGCGAGGCATACCGGCGGCGGCTGCCCCGGGCCATCACCGTCGACGCGACCGGTGTGGAGGGCCGTGGCGACCTCCGGGCGGCTTTCATCCCGTCTCCCTTCCTGTTCTGCCCGCACTGCAACGTCAGCTACGAACAGACCAGACGCAGGGACTTCGCCAAACTGGCCACTCTCGGTCAGGAGGGGCGTTCGTCCGCGACCTCGCTGATCTCCGCTTCCATCGTCCGTTCGCTCCTGGCCGCACCCGCGGACGCACTGCCCGAGAGGGCTCGCAAGCTGCTTACGTTCGTCGACAATCGACAGGATGCCTCCCTGCAAGCCGGCCATTTCAACGACTTCGTTCAGATCATCCAGCTACGCGGTGCCCTGTATCAGGCGGTCGCGAAAGCGGGCGACGACGGCATCAAGCACGAACAGTTGGCGAACCGGATCACGGAGGCCCTGAACCTGGAACTCGCCGACTACGCCAGCGGCGCGGACCTGCCGCCCTCGATGACCCGCAACGCCGCCCAGACCCTGCGCGACGTCATCGCCTTCCGTCTCTACCTCGACCTGGAGCGCGGTTGGCGGGTGACCATGCCCAACCTGGAACAGACCGGGCTGGTCACCATCGACTACGCCGACCTGCGGTGGCTGGCCGAGCAACGGACCAGGTGGTCCGGCAAGCTGACCCCGCTGCTCGACGTCGGGCCCGGCGAGCGGGTCGAGATCATGCGCACGCTGCTCGACGAGATGCGGCGTGCGCTCGCCATCGACGTGAAGCACTTCCACGACGACTTCGACTCGCTCCAGCGCGCCAGCGAGGAGCGCCTGATCAGTCCCTGGGTCCTCACCAGGGACGACCGCCCCCAGGTCGGTACCGCCTATGCCCAGTCGTCGAAGCCGGGGCTGGACCGCTCCGGCCTATTCCTCTCCGGACGAGGCAAGTTCGGCAAGTACCTGCGCCGGGTGCACCTCGCCCACCTGAACCTGTCGATCGCCGATACCCAGGAGATCATCGAACAGCTCCTTGAGTTGCTGGTCGCGATCGGTCTGGTGAACAAGGTCGGCATGACGGCACCCCAGCGTGCCGGTCGCGCCCGTCGGGTCGCCCGACCGACCATGACCGGCTACCGCGTCCTGGCCGGCGCCCTGATCTGGCGGGTCGGTACCGGCCGGACCGGTAGCCACGACCCGCTGACCCGCACCTACGCCAGCGGCGACGGCCCGCGGGTGAACGCGTTCTTCCGCGACCTCTATCGGAAACGGGCGGGTACGTTCGGCGGGCTCACGGCTCTGGAGCACACCGCCCAGGTGGCCCCGCACGAGCGGGAGCTGCGGGAGCAGGCCTTCCGCGACGCGGAGCTGCGGCTGCTCTACTGCTCACCGACCATGGAACTGGGAGTTGACATCTCCGAGCTCAACGCGGTCCTCATGCGCAACGTGCCGCCCACGCCGGCCAACTACGCGCAGCGCAGCGGACGGGCGGGGCGGTCCGGGCAGCCCGCACTCGTGGTCACCTACTGTGCCACCGGCAGCAGCCACGACCAGTACTACTTCCGCCGCTCGGAACGGATGGTGGCGGGAGCGGTCGTACCGCCCCGGCTCGACCTCGCCAACGAGGATCTCGTCCGATCCCACGTGCAGGCCATCTGGCTCGCCGAGGCCGGGCTCAAGCTCAACCGTGCCATCCCGAGCATCATCGACATCAGCTACGCCGAGGACGCCAGATATCCCAACCCAGGGCTCGACCTGCTCGACCACATCGAGGCGGCCCTTCGCGACACCACCGCCCGGGACCGAGCGGTGTCGGCCGCCCGGCGGGTCTTCGGCGGACTGATCGCCGCCTACAGCCGTACGCCGTGGTGGGACGACCGGTGGATCGAGGAGACCGTCGCGACCGCCCCCGAGCGGTTCGATCTGGCCTTCGAGCGCTGGCGGCTCCTCTTCCGGGCGGCTCTGGTCGATCAGGCCGAGCAGAACCGACGGGTTCTGGACCACACGCTCACCGAGAAGGACCGCGAGAGCGCCGCGAAGCGCCGCCGTGAGGCCGAGACACAGCTCACCCTGCTCAAGAACGAAAGCGTGGAGAGCAGTTCCGTGCTCTCCGACTTCAATCCGTACCGGTACCTGGCCAGCGAGGGATTCCTACCCGGGTACTCGTTCCCGCGTCTACCGCTCGCCGCCTATGTCCCGACCAGCGGGCGGCGTGCCGGCGACGGTGACTATCTGCAACGACCCCGGTTCCTGGCTATCCGCGAGTTCGGGCCGGGTGCGTTGATCTACCACGAGGGAGCCCGCTACCAGGTCACCCGCATTCAACTGCCGCCGGATCCATCCGGTCACATCGTCACCAGTGAGGCCCGCAGGTGTACGAGTTGTGGATACCACCACGACGTGCGCGACCGGTGGGAAAAGTGTGAGATGTGCGGCGGCCAGCTGCCCGAGGCAACCCATGGTCTGCTGAAACTGCATACGGTCTACACTGTGCGCCGGGCGCAGATCTCCTCGGACGAAGAGGAGCGCCGACGGGCAGGCTTCAATTTGGCCACGTCCTACCGTTTCCACGACCGTGGCATTCGCCCCGGTCGTCAGGACGCCGTGGTCGCGGACACCACGGGCCAGATCGCCACTCTGTCGTACGGCGACTCGGCCACGGTCCGGATCACCAACCTCAGCCGGGTCGGGGCGAAACCGGGCGAGCAAGACGGGTTCTGGCTCGATCCCGTCGACGGCCGCTGGCTGAACGAACGGGACGCCAGCGAGGCGTCGGGCGACTCCAGCGAGATGCCCCTCGTTGACGCCGACGGCAACGAGAAACGCAGCAAGAAGCGCGTCCTGCCCTACGTCGAGGACCGCCGCAACATCCTGGTGCTCCGGCTCGACGAGCCGTTGCCGGAATCGGGCGCCGTCTCGCTCATGTACGCGCTCGAACGCGGTATCGAGGCCGCCTTCGAGTTGGAGGACTCCGAGCTGAGCAGCGAACTGCTCCGCAAGGAGGGCCCACACGACTGGATGTTGTTCACCGAGGCCGCCGAGGGCGGGGCCGGTGTGCTGCGACTCACGCAGGCCGAGCCGGGCGCTCTGGCCCGCGCCGCGGTCGTGGCACTCGCCATTTGTCACTTCAGCCCGGAGGGCGACGACCTCGGCGGTCAACACCCCGACCGTCCCTGTGCCCTGGGCTGCTACGAGTGCCTGCTGACGTACGGCAACCAGCCCCACCATGCCCTCATCGATCGTCACCTCGCCCGCGATCTGCTGCTCCGCCTCGCCGCCGGACAGGCACGCACGATCGGCGAACGCGAGTCGCGAGCAGAGCAGTCGGAGCGGCTGACTGCGCGGTCCGGAAGCATCCTGGAGGCCACGTTGCTCGCCTGGCTCCGGGAGGGTGGCCGGCGTCTGCCGGACGAAGGGCGGGTTTTCGTCCACGAGGCATCGGCCCGGCCCGACTTCGTCTACCGGCTGCCCGGCGCCAACGTCGCGGTCTTCGTCGACGGCGAGGACGGTGACCGCGACAGCGACACTGAGCGCGACGACGAAGCGACGGAGCGGCTGTACAACAAGGGTTGGGATGTCGTCCGGTTCGGTCCGGAGGCGGGCTGGAGCGCCCTCGCCCAGCAGTACGAGCGCTACTTCGGCTCGGAGCCCGACGGCTGA